Part of the Spinacia oleracea cultivar Varoflay chromosome 5, BTI_SOV_V1, whole genome shotgun sequence genome, ATAATGGATAATGTTATCTACCTCTAGTTTCTTTTATATGCTTTGGATCATGTTAATTCTACTTAGCATCTTTCAAGCATGACTGCATGAGATTGAGTACCTGAaatgctgaaaatgacttgCCCATAATGCTGAAAGTAACTTATTTGTTGCTTGATATTGTCAGCTCTGACCTTGAGTAGATTTTGAATCCTCTAATCTCTGCTTGCATGTTTAGTCAACTGGTTAGCTCCGAGATGGTTGCTGCATTGTTTTGTTGCTGAGCTCtagttttggatatttgctcAACAGCTTATATTGTTTGCCTAAATTTTGTTGATCTCAGGGTAACTTCGATCTGGTAGGAAACAATTTCCCTGTGTTTTTCATTCGAGATGGTATGAAATTCCCTGATATGGTGCATGCCCTCAAGCCCAACCCTAAATCTCACATTCAGGAGAATTGGAGGGTCATGGATTTCTTCTCGCATCATCCCGAGAGTTTACACATGTTTACTTTCCTCTTTGATGATATTGGAGTTCCTGCAAACTATAGGCACATGGAAGGCTCTGGTGTTAACACATATACTCTGGTCAACAAGGCTGGCAAAGCATATTATGTGAAGTTCCACTGGAAGCCAACATGTGGAGTGAAGTGCCTGTTGGAGGATGAGTGCGTCAAAATTGGTGGAGCTAACCACAGCCATGCTACTCAGGATCTTTATGACTCGATTGCAGCTGGAAACTATCCCGAATGGAAGCTGTTCATCCAGACAATAGACCCAGCTGATGAAGACAAATTTGACTTTGACCCCTTAGATGTTACAAAGACTTGGCCTGAGGACATTTTGCCTCTTCAGCCAGTTGGCCGTATGGTCTTGAACAAGAACATTGACAACTTCTTTGCCGAGAACGAGCAGCTGGCATTTTGCCCTGCTATCGTTGTTCCTGGGGTCCACTACTCAGATGACAAGCTGCTTCAGACTCGAATTTTCTCATATGCTGATACCCAAAGACACCGTCTTGGACCTAACTACCTGCAACTTCCAGTTAATGCTCCCAAGTGTGCTCATCACAACAACCACTATGATGGTTCCATGAACTTTATGCACAGAGATGAGGAGGTATTTGCtacatgttaatttttgctTTCTTGCTTACCTTTTAAATTGCAAATCTGCGTAATTTTAGTTTCAAGTTCTTTCCCTATGTTGTTTCTTAGGTTGACTACTTCCCATCAAGATATGATCCTGTTCGTCACGCTGAGAGATTTCCCATCCCTACAAACATCTTGAATGGAAAGCGTGAAAGGGTTGGTGCTTTTCTTTGTCTGCTGCTTTTTTGTTGGTCGCTCCGTGCGTTGTTTTTCTTCAAATAATACTTGATATAAAAGATATTGGCATGATGGCATCTTAGGCTTTATTAATTGACTTACATTTATAACTTAAAGGCATCAACTAATGAGAGGGAAGAGTGAAATATCGAGGGGTTGATTGTTTGTATTGGATGGACCTATTGCAACTCAAATGGAAATTCATTGTCAAAGATGGCATTCTTGTTCCTGTTGTGCTGTTGACATTTGTTTAAGCTTGATAGGTTATAAAGAAAAAGTGAAGAACAGTACTTACGAAACTTATGATGGATTCCTGGTTGGCAACCTGGTGTTTATACTGAAGTTGAGGGTCTTTTAGCTGGAGTTTACTATTTTCAGCTTATTGCTCTGTGTTCAACTATGGAACTGTCGtcatattttaattatgaagAATGAATGCTACAAGGAGAATAACACATGTGAAAAAATATTAGAGAAGAAAAGAGGGAAAATTATGAATTGGAAGGCTCAGAATAGAAAAAATACAATTTACAACACTGCTGTATAAAAAGTCGCATTTTACTTTTGGTAGCTATAATagattcaacaaaaatcagtcGCATTTTTTCTGTTAAGAGTTGTTGACCCTTGATTGACTATATGGTTATTCCTTTGATACAGCAAATCATTGTAAAGGAAAACAACTTCAAGCAGCCTGGAGAGAGATACAGATCCATGGACCCAGCCAGGTTGGACCCATTTCTAGATTTATTTGCTGAATTCCTAGTTTTTTTGGGGTTTTATTTTGGCTAGTGTATCAATTGTGGGCTCATATATCCATCCTGTGTCATGGTGCTTCCAGGCAAGAGAGATTTATATGCAGAGTGGTTGATGCTCTCTCTGATCCTCGCATCACTCATGAGATAAGAAGCATTTGGGTTTCATACTGGTCTCAGGTAAGTTTCCAATAGGCCGCAATTCTCCTTAGTCTCTCGCAGTACTATATTTCAGATATCAGTAACTGACTTGTTTCATTACTACGACAGGCTGACAAATCTCTGGGTATGAAAGTCGCAAGTCGACTTAATGTGAGACCAACCATGTAAAGATGTTCAAGATGAATACATGATTATTCTATTTGGGGAGATCAAAATGAGGATCACATTACGAAAAAATATTGTAATATCTAGTTGCTTGTCAAAATACTATAAACTGTGTCAGTATTCCGAGCATAGAACACTACTGTTTTTTAATAAGTTTCTGTTGTTCGTCTTACAGACTTGCAGTACATTGATGTGTATCCATATTGGTTTACATAACATGGTTCCCTGTCTGCTTTGTGCACAATTGTTCTACATCTTACTAATGAATATGTTACTTCACCTTCTTAGGGTCGTGTTTTGTTATGCAGCTTCTTTGATTGTTGTAGGCGGTAGGCCGCGGTTGTGGTGTTCTTTTGATGGGATGATGGTTTGGACTGAAACTTTGGCACGCAAGTGaactttttaggtttttttttcacCATCCAATAATCAGTAACGTAAGTTACTGTCATTGTATTTGATGTTAACGAATTCGACGTAATgctaggggtgtcaaatcgggtcaaCGGTTCGATTCGGGTTGAAACCGGTTCATTTTGCTATCAGTTCTGTTCGGTCGGGTTGAAAAATCGGGTTATGTGGTATGGGTTTATATTGGGTCGGGTTTATGTCGCGTCGGGTTCGTACCGGGTCGGGTTTATGTCGCGTTGGGTtcgtatcgggtcgggtttataTCGGGTCGGTTCATATTTGGTCGGGTTATAAACAGGTTAAGTCGGGTTCATAACGGGTCGGGTTCATCCCGGGTCGGTTTGTAGTCGGGTGGGGTCAATTCGGTTCGGTTTGTTAACGGGTTTAGCCGGATTGTAATCtggtcggattcatatcgggtcgggttcatatcgggtcgggttcatgttTAGTCAGATCAATTTggatacaaattacaaacaatgtcgagttattactaaaatcacaATTTCTAATACGTTTATAGTATAATATCTACATTATTAAATCAAAGTGACAGGTAAAAGAGGCCATATAATTTGATTACGTGATTTATAActaatgttattttcttttttgacgaaccactaatgtagtaatttcactatccaattaatttcataaacttaattaagaaaAGTCAGTCAATGTCTTTTATTATGTCATGTATTATTTACCAATCAAATGATTCAAAAGGAATCAAAATCATCTATGCCCTCACCCACCATGCCAGAGTATTACGAAACATGTATTGATGAACTAAATACTAATaacgtagtaattaataatcgatAATGATGAATTAATACGTAATGAATTAGTAAAGTTTATAAATACAAGTttgtcatatattcatattggtTTAAATAACAACGAGACTAACATGTTCTTTAACGAAACGAGACAAACAAGTtcaattgttaatgaattaagtcgattcaactaaaatagcatagTTTTTCTATTAGTTCTTAGGTTACAAGCTTATAAGCTTTATTGAATTagatcaatttagtttaatgatcGATTAGACGATTAGTCAGTTGAATATGAGTCAATAAAAGAGTGCACATTCAATTCCACAAGACTAAGTTATATAGTAATATAGCTATATTGGAAATACATCTAATAAAGAACAATATGTTAAATGATAACATGTTTAGTTACTTAGTCAGTTGATAAACAACAGTTCGAATACTCGGTTGAATAACGCACATTGAATTATATCTTTGGTTTATAAAGGTTTAAGAAGTACAATTACTTACGAATTATATCATTTGATATCTTAGCATTTCGGCTCTGTTTGGTTTGACGGAAAACATTTCAagtaaaaacttatttttgtaaacggttcgggttgaaaaagttcgggttgtaaacggtcctgattgaaacggttcgggttgttaACGGATCGGGTTGAAATAGTTCGGGTTGTGAATGGGTTTTCCccgggttgaaacggttcgggttgaaataaATTCATTAACGATTTTCGGGTCCATTCGGTTCGGGTAGAAACGGTTTCGGGTTGACGCATGACGGTTTGTTATCGGGTATCGGGTCTTAATCGGTTTAATATTTTCGagacggttcgggttcgggttgaatgttATCAGTTCGATTAGTTTTTGGGTTCCAACTAACGAGTTATTAACGATTCGGGCTCTTAACGAATCGGATTAACCCAACGGATTCAACGATTCGGGTTGAGATTTCACAGCGGCAGTACTAATGCAGTATTGGCTTATTGCATTATTTATGGATATGGTTGTTTATGAACTGTCCATATCAATTTTAAGACTTTGGAATCCACACTAGGACCATCACTCCCCATAAGTCCTAGTCTTATGCCCCCACCAATAAACCCATGCGTAGTTGCGTACCACCTTCTGCTAAATCTAAACAAAACGTACAGTAGGAATATTTTAACTGTTACAACTACACTACATGCGTAGGACGGCCATTTGAccaaattggttaaaataaaaaataaatgttgtGCGACAAATTGATGCAAAAAAGTGATCCAGACGATATTTTGGTAAATTTAAATCACAACAGTAACAAGAAAGTCAAAAATTAAACATTATTGAAAAACTCAACCACGTGAGTTTCGCGCTTGTACTATCTTAGAAATAAAACCCCCGTATTTTAACTTCTCACTTGTCCTTTAACtttaaacataattttataGATGGCATGCTGAATTGGTTTAGATCAATTCTAACCGAAAGTATTTCtagttaataaaatattaaacctaAAATGATAAACTAGTAACaagataaatttttaaatgtttAACTACTTTTATTCATGTTATTCAACTTCGACAAGATCAATAATTCTATGAGTTTGGGTTATGAAATTTCTGAATTGAATTGTTTTCTAGTCAAATGTGACAGGTTCGgtgggtgggggtggggggttTTGGAAAAACATCATTTAAGAAACGAACTATTCAGCTCATAATTATGAGTTATGACACAATACTCCTATGGTTTATGGAATTTTCTTTTGGATAGATCTAAaccatactccctctgtcccttaatactcgcaccgtttgactttttgcactattcacattatTTACTTTGACgctattttatttctattatatgaaaataaatgttagtatataatatattgttggcttcgtcttaatatatattttcaacatattaatatttttataagttttataaTACTCtttatgtagttaaagatattggtggtcaaaattgtgcatcggcaatcgtgtccagtcaaaacggtgcgaccgtacgagtattaagggacggaggaagtataaggtACTAAAATGGAGTCAATCATATACGGACATACCATCTCTATCATTGAAAGTTACCGCAACAAATTATGAACTATAACGAATGTATTTATTTGGCAAATGAACTAGTTCAATTTAACATATGACGAGGAACTCCTGTGCTAACAAAGATGACTCATATTTCTCGTCGCCTATTGTTTCGAAGGTTTTGATACTTAGTTGTTGTTAATCATGCGAAAGGATTAGTTCAAAATTGTACAATAAATCATTGTAGCAACTATTCTAGATTTCTAGAGGGAGGGACGGAGTATGCAAAACAGACGTAGGGGAATTAAAGAAAGCCTAAACACGTTACGTTACCTTAAGTTGGTAGTACTAGTACTAGTACTTGTATTACAGCCAGCAAATCATCGTTCTTCATCTCCATCTCCATCTCCATCTCCATCTCCATCTCCATCTCCATCGTATGTTCAAATTCGATGGTTTCGCATATCACGCTTCCTTGTAAATACAGACGGGCGAGCTGAGGTTGTGGTAATGGAGGAAGGGGAGAAAGGGGATCGGACTATCGGAGGAGTAGTCATATATGGCATAAAGAATTAAGGAAGAGAGAAAGATCGAAATATCAAAATGTGGCTGTCTAAGCAACTAGGAGTAGCAATTCAAGTTGAGGGCACTTTGGTCTTTTCAATATCTAatcatttcaaacttcaaactgcTTCAGCCCTTAACTTTGTCAACTTTGTCAACTTTGTCGCCCACTTTGATTATTGTTGCCACATAAATGGACTTGTAATTCTGGAAATGCATCTTCTATggagtaaatatattttttaaacaaTTGGATTTTATGTACACACTGCTACATACTTcgttttaaaatgatctttattgttattatttgtccaaatattaagataaggtaggaaaaatgtataaaaagatggatgaatataataaaatacgaTAAAATATGGAAGATGGGTAAAAAAGTGGTTGAAAGTGAGTGAAAAATTGTAAATGTTGTGAGGGTAAAATGGGTAAGATACTAAATTTCATatacaaaaatagaataaaacaaagtGTAAAAAACATTATAAAGCGCACTAGaaaggaaagtgtaaagatcatatTGAAACAAATTAGTGTTTGTGATAAACTAGCTCTTGAACCCGTTCATTTATATTGGTGGTTTATCCGTTTttaaattttcgaattttatTGAGATTTAGTGGATACATGATTTAAGTAGAAGTGtaatttgaaagttgaaagaatatatataaattaaatggtgaattaaTGTTGAGCGTTAAAAGGAAGATGGAGTGATAAAGGTTAAGAGGCTAAATGCATATATGAATTAATTGGTGAATTGACATGTatagaatgaaaaaaatgaagTAAAATAAGTGTTAGATCTGTAAAATAAAGCAAACaacaaaggaaaaagaaaaaaaaaaatcaaattgatGGATGGACGGAggaaatgacacatgtcatctaatcatCTACGGTTtcactttttaaatactaggtatagatttacGTTAAAAAGTACTTAGTTATACGAGATCTTGTTAAAAATTACGTACTAGTTACAACATAGGTCTAGGCCTTTTTGGTACTCAATGCAGCTTCATCCCTACAGTCCTATGCATAACTCATCTTACTTTAATTTGCAACAAAGCAATCCTATGCATAACTCTCTTACATTAATTTGCACAAAGCAATTCTTCACTGATATTTTCAGTCTTGTTATTATTACTCCGTGCCGATTGGTAGCAGgtattaggttatgaacaatctaattgatatgcggaaaaatcatatatagccagaatccaaattaattgctacataatcaattagcataatttagtatacatactatgtgatgcgtgcctcccatagctgctcccgaaccgaacaagcaCAAGTACATAGCTCCAAATGtcacccctccgtagatagtccacagcacgttcgaatcctccttaggttcaaccaactaggatatcgtCTAAGGTGTTATGCACTCAGGAACTAACTATATGTGTGATAGGCAAGAATATTCAATATTATGAATTCTAGTTGTGTATTAAATATATGACCATGGGGCATATGTTTATAGGGGAATAGATAGTCGTATCCTACTAGAATTAGGATAAAAAGACccttagaattaggatttaggttaATCACAAACTTTTAAGACTTTAAGGTGATCCCCAACTATTTAGGTATTAGgatagtcataaaactcttaagCGTGTAGGATTAGGAATACGGATAACTTGTGGCCCAAGTTACTTGCCGAGCAAGTAACCTTGGCGCCCAAGAAATCGATGATGCCCATGCACTGCTGgtgctcgttgctcgctgccaTGCTGCTTGCTGCTTGTCACCCACGCCAAGGCTCACAGGCCATGTGCTGGCCGCTAGGCCTGGCGCTGGCATGTCGCTGGCTTGTCGTGCCTCGTGGGCTGGCTCGTCAAGCGATGGGATGGCCAGCTTGCCGGCCTGTCACTCGGGTCGGCCTGTctctcgtcgagcttccgattcgttttccgattatttctgattcgaacaatatttacgtttccggtaatatttccgagtCCGGAAATGTtatccgattccgataatatttccgtttccggaaatatttccgatttcgacaatatttctatttccgttaatattttccgaaatgaaccatatttccgtttccgaaaataTCTTCAACTTCGATACTAtgtatatttccgtcatgaactatattttcgtttccggcaatattttcatttccagaaaatattctttctttgccttttgattgttttagctcccactggaaccaacatccatcattttcgaatatccataattagagtatttactgaatattacattcacctaaatacttgattcgttcatgtactatttgtgtgaccctacgggttcagtcaagagtaagttgtggcattaatattattaattccacttgagctgaaatgacctctagctaggaattcagatcacttgatctcactgaataattaacttgtttaattaatactgaaccacatttattagacttagcattaaatgcaaacttggacaaattgaaggaaataatgcccttggtccaagtatgcattctatgttaagtctaataaatgcggttcagtattaattaacaagttaataattcagtgagatcaagtgagctgaatgcctagctagaggccgcttcagttcaagtggaattaatgatattaatccacagcttactcttgactgaacccgtagggtcacacaaatagtacgtaaacggatcaagtatttaatggcattaaatactctatctatggatattcggaaccgacggatcttggtttcagtgggagctgagatcgtcacaggcaagaaatgaatactccggaaacgatgatattaccggaaacggaaatatggatcgtatcggaaatataaatattatccaagtcgtagatgttgccggaaacggaaacatggtacgtatcggaaaatattatcggaaatggaaatattaccagaatcggaaatat contains:
- the LOC110785096 gene encoding catalase is translated as MDPYKFRPSSANNSPYCTTNSGAPVWNNNSSLTVGNRGPILLEDYHLVEKLANFDRERIPERVVHARGASAKGFFEVTHDISQLTCADFLRAPGVQTPVIVRFSTVIHERGSPETIRDPRGFAVKFYTREGNFDLVGNNFPVFFIRDGMKFPDMVHALKPNPKSHIQENWRVMDFFSHHPESLHMFTFLFDDIGVPANYRHMEGSGVNTYTLVNKAGKAYYVKFHWKPTCGVKCLLEDECVKIGGANHSHATQDLYDSIAAGNYPEWKLFIQTIDPADEDKFDFDPLDVTKTWPEDILPLQPVGRMVLNKNIDNFFAENEQLAFCPAIVVPGVHYSDDKLLQTRIFSYADTQRHRLGPNYLQLPVNAPKCAHHNNHYDGSMNFMHRDEEVDYFPSRYDPVRHAERFPIPTNILNGKRERQIIVKENNFKQPGERYRSMDPARQERFICRVVDALSDPRITHEIRSIWVSYWSQADKSLGMKVASRLNVRPTM